Within the Desulfotignum phosphitoxidans DSM 13687 genome, the region GGAGGTCTCCTTCAATCATTTCCAAAGTATTGATATTGAAAAGCGCCAGATGTTCTCCATACACAGCATGGAAGTGTGGTGGTGGATGGTCTCCAAAGAAAAGCTTGATAATAATTCCATAAAATCTTGTAATTTCCGGCATCATTTCACCCACTGTCCTGTCAGTTATCCATATGCATTATCCGAACATAAAGAATATTATCAAGATTCTGATTTTATTGGTATCATAATTTTATTCAGCCTCAGAAAAATCATGCCAAGGATCCTTGAAAGGGGAGATTATCGGTAAAATCACAAAGCCTGGCTGATCGCATATCCCCGATTGGCAGCCCTTTCAGTACTATTCCAAATCAAACGTACCGGAAATGCAAAATCTTGCATTTCTGACACTCCTCAAATGATACATGCCGGTATCCCGCACAGGTAAAGGGATAAGCTGGAAACAAACAATCTTACATGCCTGACATATTCACCCGCGAACCTGTAACTGAGCCACCTCCAACCAATCTCGAAATTTTTTCGGAATATGCACACCGATTGTGTCTTTTCCGGAAGGCGGTCCTGATTCCCGGCATATGTTCTAAACCCTTATTCGAGTGAGAATTTACCCTGCTGGTAATTTTTGAATACTGTCGGTATCCTTATATAAAAAGGACATGGAAAATTTCTGGTATTGGATAATCATGTGCAACTCAGTCCCCACCCAATAATAGATCAATCAGTCCTTATATTTTTCAAAACAGATCGGGTCACCAATAATAGACACAATGTGGGGTTTTTGATTCCCCAAAGCTTTTGAAAATTGTCGATAAATACAACTCAGACATCTGCGGTTTGCCCAGTATCTGTAGTAATGTAGTAAACCTCACGTATCTTATAGAGATTGATTCATAAGTTCAACACAAGAAAATCAGAATGTCAGATGGTCATATATAAATAAGTTGGAATGGAAAATGAAGGTTGCCAAATAGCTAAAAACCTGATACCGCCTGACGAGAAGAAATGAAAAATTTTCTTCAATGGAGAACTAAATACATATTATTGGGTTCTATCATACTGTTATTTGGTTACAAAATGTTAAGCAATGCTTAAGTCCTAATGGTAATTTTCCATAAGTCATACACATCGGGCTTAAAACTAATCAACGGGGGTTAACAAATGAATCTAAAGCATAACCTCAACGATATTGCGTTCATTATTTTTTCTGCAATGTTGTCAATTGGCCTGGGCTTCACAGCACATTATTTCCTAATATCGAAGGTTGGCGGAACTTTTTTTTGTTCAAAAGACATTAATAGTGCCGTTCGCGATTATATTGAAATTGAATATAACATTGACAAAAACACGATCACGCAAAATGATCCCAAATTAAAGATAGCACAGAGCGAATTGCTATTAACTGCAAAGAATATAGATAAATTATTTAATGCCGAAGATGGAAATATTAGCACCGCCGTTGAGTCTCGAAAAATATTGCGAAGCATTAACCAAATTTTAAAAAATGGCACTATTTCCGATGAACAAATATTTCCCATACTCTTTGATTAAAAAAAAAAATGATCAACAAAAAATTTCTGATATTAACGACTTCATTGTTAGGAACAATGGGGCCAAAAAAGTAGACCTTCTCTATTTCGTGGATCCAGAGACCCCACGTC harbors:
- a CDS encoding DUF4160 domain-containing protein, whose amino-acid sequence is MMPEITRFYGIIIKLFFGDHPPPHFHAVYGEHLALFNINTLEMIEGDLPPRARKLVVEWAEKYQAELQTIWKTQEFKKLPPLE